The following proteins are encoded in a genomic region of Papaver somniferum cultivar HN1 unplaced genomic scaffold, ASM357369v1 unplaced-scaffold_10, whole genome shotgun sequence:
- the LOC113326531 gene encoding uncharacterized protein LOC113326531: MGFGTKLCKWLRFCYSTSTFSVLINGSPFGYFSSSRGVRPGCTVSPLLFNIAMEGFSRYMDRASNIRLFSGFSVSPTGLKVTNSKTRLIAIGDVPEISLWASELGCATDNLPFMYLGMPLGAKTNSKQIWNTIIEKFE, encoded by the exons ATGGGTTTCGGCACAAAGCTGTGTAAATGGCTTAGGTTCTGTTACTCAACCTCAACCTTTTCTGTGTTAATTAATGGCTCACCATTTGGATACTTTTCTAGTTCTCGTGGAGTAAGACCAGGTTGTACAGTCTCGCCGCTACTCTTCAATATAGCCATGGAAGGTTTTTCTAGATATATGGATAGAGCGTCAAATATTCGTCTTTTCAGTGGTTTCTCAGTGTCTCCTACTG GCTTAAAGGTTACCAATTCGAAAACACGGCTTATAGCAATTGGAGATGTACCTGAGATATCACTTTGGGCTTCAGAATTAGGATGCGCCACTGACAATCTACCATTCATGTACTTGGGCATGCCATTGGGAGCAAAAACAAATTCTAAGCAAATTTGGAATACCATTATTGAGAAGTTTGAATAG